A genomic window from Peromyscus maniculatus bairdii isolate BWxNUB_F1_BW_parent chromosome 1, HU_Pman_BW_mat_3.1, whole genome shotgun sequence includes:
- the LOC143272938 gene encoding pregnancy-specific glycoprotein 22-like isoform X1 yields the protein MEVSSMIPCKGCTPWQGLLFTASILTCWHLSTTDHFGVEVVPPYVANGDSVLFLVRNLPKNLLSFAWIKGGTSMNDAIIVYIPNNNLSVPGRFHSGRETVYGNGSLLIQNVNQKDTGVYSLRAFNRRTDTVSQIGTYLYVNNILWTCGRLTPSPRPTVESVPPSVPHGGNVFLRVRNPPENMVGFIWYKWMNTFTRVEVGRYMVDKKTTQLGPAYTGRETWYSDGTLLLRSVTQEELYLIQIQRTFLETEEILVKVQVDASLSVFCNPLTASPLMIQPVPRYPAEGESVLFEVHNLPEDVKAFYWYIGLEPRIVQYYRNDNSVSWWPTYRKRGWMLYNNGSLLLRGVTVKDNGKYTLGFSTKDSEFKKAEVELHVKKSVTQPSVRITDTVIAGQRSVTFSCISRDTDISIRWIFNNQNLKLTESMTLSPTKCGLRIDSATRENAGEYKCQVSNRFSSKTSPRVFWP from the exons ATGGAGGTGTCCTCTATGATTCCCTGCAAGGGATGCACCCCCTGGCAAGGGCTCCTGTTCACAG CCTCCATTTTAACCTGCTGGCACCTTTCCACCACTGATCATTTTGGTGTGGAAGTTGTCCCACCCTATGTGGCCAATGGAGACAGCGTCCTTTTCCTTGTCCGCAATCTGCCAAAGAATCTTCTATCCTTTGCCTGGATCAAAGGGGGAACCAGCATGAATGATGCAATCATAGTATATATACCAAACAATAACTTAAGTGTGCCAGGGCGTTTTCACAGTGGTAGAGAGACAGTGTATGGAAATGGATCCCTGCTCATCCAAAATGTCAACCAGAAGGACACAGGAGTCTATTCTCTACGAGCTTTTAATAGACGCACAGATACTGTGTCACAAATAGGCACATACCTCTACGTGAACA aTATTCTTTGGACCTGTGGACGCCTTACCCCCTCTCCCAGACCCACTGTTGAGTCAGTGCCACCCAGTGTTCCTCATGGGGGAAATGTTTTTCTACGTGTTCGCAATCCGCCGGAGAATATGGTAGGCTTTATCTGGTACAAATGGATGAATACATTCACGAGAGTTGAGGTTGGCCGATATATGGTAGATAAAAAAACAACTCAGCTGGGCCCTGCATACACTGGCAGAGAGACATGGTATAGCGATGGAACCCTGCTGCTTCGCAGTGTCACTCAGGAAGAGTTGTACCTTATACAAATTCAGAGAACATTtctggaaacagaagaaatactTGTGAAAGTCCAGGTGGATG cttctctttctgtgttctgtaatCCTCTCACTGCCTCCCCACTCATGATCCAACCAGTGCCTCGGTATCCTGCTGAAGGGGAAAGCGTTCTTTTCGAAGTTCATAATCTTCCAGAAGATGTGAAAGCCTTTTACTGGTATATCGGCCTGGAACCTAGAATTGTACAATACTACAGAAACGATAATTCTGTCTCTTGGTGGCCTACATACAGAAAAAGAGGATGGATGTTGTACAATAATGGATCCCTGTTGCTCCGGGGTGTCACTGTGAAAGATAATGGAAAGTACACACTAGGCTTTTCAACAAAagattctgaatttaaaaaagcAGAGGTGGAACTTCATGTAAAGA AGTCTGTGACACAGCCCTCTGTACGAATCACTGACACTGTAATCGCAGGGCAGAGATCTGTGACCTTCTCCTGCATTTCACGTGACACTGATATCTCTATCCGTTGGATCTTCAATAACCAGAATTTGAAGCTCACGGAGAGTATGACTCTGTCCCCGACAAAGTGTGGACTCAGAATAGATTCTGCCACAAGAGAGAATGCTGGAGAGTATAAGTGTCAGGTTTCCAACCGATTCAGTTCGAAGACCAGTCCCCGAGTCTTCTGGCCATGA